Proteins from a genomic interval of Halorubrum depositum:
- a CDS encoding vWA domain-containing protein, which translates to MNPDTNDTIGLSRRKLLAGLGAVGVASAGAGLGTTAYFNDTETFEGNTLTAGELDLKLDYKSTYLGGPGRLDDIRAMGYGPNDETLAQDLGGGRYLLGQAPSPADMQAWEDLVMGEQFDFCSPEADEFLVNGDGIPVFTLEDVKPGDSGEVTISIHICDNPAYLYLAGELTENAENGQSEPELAAEGEDADGIGELADAIEVCVWYDEDCDNVYEPTGTGQQQELEVALVSDTSGSMSGSNLSALKAAATSFVGNLSAPDEAAAISFSSSTSLDQELTTNYTAVQNAINNYTAGGQTNVAGGIDVAQEELINGTNATAGASKVMIVLTDGFENIGDARTEAQQAKDAGIRVFGIGLGNNVDEDLVEDISSSPDDAFLAPDPADLDTVYAEIAQIVLEGEQKIISGSMTDVFAQLSEGFALDGNRQDEDRQPYPGATTQCIGFEWTLPADVGNEIQTDSVGFDIAVYAEQSRHNDNPDVSFNGTDVDSNSTNVS; encoded by the coding sequence ATGAACCCGGACACCAACGACACGATCGGACTCTCGCGGCGCAAGCTGCTCGCCGGCCTCGGGGCCGTCGGCGTGGCCTCCGCGGGCGCGGGACTCGGTACCACGGCGTACTTCAACGACACGGAGACGTTCGAGGGCAACACGCTCACCGCGGGCGAGCTCGATCTCAAGCTCGACTACAAGTCGACGTACCTCGGCGGCCCCGGCCGTCTGGACGACATCCGGGCGATGGGGTACGGCCCGAACGACGAGACGCTCGCGCAAGATCTCGGTGGCGGCCGGTACCTGCTCGGACAGGCGCCCAGCCCCGCGGACATGCAGGCGTGGGAAGACCTCGTTATGGGCGAGCAGTTCGACTTCTGTTCGCCCGAGGCCGACGAGTTCCTCGTCAACGGCGACGGGATCCCGGTGTTCACGCTCGAAGACGTGAAGCCCGGCGACTCCGGCGAAGTGACGATCAGCATCCACATCTGTGACAACCCCGCGTACCTCTACCTCGCGGGCGAGCTGACCGAGAACGCGGAGAACGGTCAGTCCGAGCCCGAACTGGCAGCCGAGGGCGAGGACGCCGACGGGATCGGCGAGCTCGCCGACGCCATCGAGGTCTGCGTCTGGTACGACGAGGACTGCGACAACGTGTACGAGCCCACCGGCACAGGCCAGCAACAGGAGCTCGAAGTCGCGCTCGTCAGCGACACCTCCGGCTCGATGAGCGGCTCGAACCTCTCGGCGCTGAAGGCGGCTGCGACCAGCTTCGTCGGCAACCTCTCCGCGCCGGACGAGGCCGCCGCGATCTCGTTCAGCAGCAGCACCTCGCTGGACCAGGAGCTGACGACGAACTACACCGCGGTGCAGAACGCGATCAACAACTACACCGCGGGCGGCCAGACCAACGTCGCGGGCGGCATCGACGTCGCCCAGGAGGAACTCATCAACGGGACCAACGCCACTGCCGGCGCCTCGAAGGTGATGATCGTTCTCACCGACGGCTTCGAGAACATCGGCGACGCCCGTACCGAGGCCCAGCAGGCCAAGGACGCCGGCATCCGGGTCTTCGGTATCGGCCTCGGCAACAACGTCGACGAGGACCTCGTCGAGGACATCTCCTCGTCGCCCGACGACGCGTTCCTCGCGCCCGACCCGGCCGACCTCGACACCGTCTACGCCGAGATCGCGCAGATCGTCTTGGAGGGCGAACAGAAGATCATCTCCGGTTCGATGACCGATGTCTTCGCGCAGCTCTCCGAGGGGTTCGCGCTTGACGGCAACCGTCAGGACGAGGACCGCCAGCCGTACCCCGGCGCGACGACCCAGTGCATCGGCTTCGAATGGACGCTCCCCGCCGACGTCGGCAACGAGATCCAGACCGACTCCGTCGGCTTCGACATCGCCGTCTACGCTGAGCAGTCGCGGCACAACGACAACCCGGACGTCTCGTTCAACGGGACGGACGTCGACAGCAACAGCACCAACGTATCGTAA